The segment AGGCGGGTCATGTAGACGGTGCCCTTGATGTTGAGGTCGACCACCGTGTCGACGTCGTCGTCGGAGAACAGTGCCAGGATCCCGTCGCGTGCCACCCCGGCGTTGTTGATGAGGACGTCGACCCGTCCCCACCGGTCGACGACGGCCTTCACGAACGCCTCGGCGTCCTCCACGCGCGACAGGTCGGCCGGCTGGAAGAGGAAGCGGTCGGCCGTGGCCGGGTCGGACTCCCACGCGTCGACCTCGTCGGTGCGGCTGCGCGAGCACGTGGCCACCAGGTCGCCCTCGGCGAGGTAGGAGCGGACGATGCCGGCACCCAGGCCACGACTACCACCGGTGACGATGACGACGCGGCCCCCGGTCTGCTCGGTCTGCCCGGTCTGCTCAGTACTAGTCACTGCTGTCTCCTGACGATCTTCCCGCCGGCGGTCGCGACGTCGTCGACGAAGCGGATGCTGCGGGGGCGGGCGGCTGGGGGAAGGTCGGCGCAGGCG is part of the Aeromicrobium sp. Leaf245 genome and harbors:
- a CDS encoding SDR family NAD(P)-dependent oxidoreductase; this translates as MTSTEQTGQTEQTGGRVVIVTGGSRGLGAGIVRSYLAEGDLVATCSRSRTDEVDAWESDPATADRFLFQPADLSRVEDAEAFVKAVVDRWGRVDVLINNAGVARDGILALFSDDDVDTVVDLNIKGTVYMTRLVSRRMLARRSGHIVNISSIVGLSGYRGLAVYSASKAALDGMTRALARELGSRGIVVNGIAPGYLRTEMSHGLDEGQLVQIERRTPAGRLGDPEDIARVCRFLTDPANTYLTGQVLVVDGGLTA